The following nucleotide sequence is from Achromobacter spanius.
AGGTGAAGGTTGGCCGCGAAGAACGCTATCTGAAGGACGACCAGGAAGAAGCGCAGTTCATGCTGCAACAGGCGCTGAAGGATGCCGAGATCATCTCGGGCGGCAACATCATCCGCGGCGAAGAGCTGACCGACCTGGCCAGCCAGTACGTGGCGGCCGACGGCGTCATTGCGCGCCTGTCGAAGGTGTTCGACGTGGGCGCCTTGTCGGCCATGGCCGAAGGCGTGGAAATCAACCTGGAAACGGCTGAGTCCACGGCGGATTCCGCCAAGCGCCTGGCCGAGGCCATGCGTGACCCGGTCAGCGGCAACGGCGTGGACGTGGTGCCGCAGTTTGATGAAGCCACCGAACGCCATCGCCTGTCGGTGCAGCGCATGCACCACGGCAACGTGCGCGTCAGCATCATTGACGCCGACTTCGTCAACGGCGCTGACTACACCATCCTGTCCAAGGCCGCCAAGAGCTTCCTGGGCAAGGTCGGCCCGCGTTCGCTCGCCGCGCGTGGCGAAGGCGAAAAGCGCAAGGAACAGGCCGTGTCCGACTTCCGCGAAGCCATGCAATGGCTGCGCAGCGAAGCCGATCGCGGCATCTCGAAGCAGCGCTATAAGGGTCTGGGTGAAATGAACCCGGAACAGCTGTGGGAAACCACGATGGATCCGAAGGTGCGCCGCCTGTTGCGCGTGCAGATCGAAGACGCCATCGCGGCGGACGAAGTCTTCACGACCCTGATGGGCGACGACGTGGAACCGCGCCGCGCGTTCATCGAACGCAACGCGCTGTCGGCGGGCAATATCGACGCGTAAGCGTTTGCCTCGCATGACCCGGGCCAGCCTGAAAGGGCTGGCCTTTGTTTTTCCGGCTGGTCGCGCGCTGATCGAGCGGTGGCTGGCGTGCTTCAAGGATGCAGTGATGGGTAATCGCGCGTGGTTGTCGTTGCAGACGGAACGGGATGGACACACGGTGTCATCCGAAGAAATCGCCGCCGCCAACGGCAACCTGCCGACGCTATGGCAGGTGCTGCTGGCCGATGGCAGCTTGCGTGATGCCGATGCGTCGCAGCGCGTGTTTGGCGACGCGGGTACGGCGGCGCTGGCCGCCCCCGCGCAAGCCGCGCACGATCGCTTGCGCCAGATGGCGGCGTTCTTGCGGACGCATGCGGTAAACAGCGACGCATCGCATTGCGTGCAGTGGGATGCGGCGGTGGCCTACCTGGCCGAACGGATGGATGCGCGGGGGGCGGGGGACGCTTCGGGCGAGCGGGCCGATGCCGCCGACTTGTGGATAAGCGCAAATCTTGATGAGCTGGCGTGGCTGCATGCCGATGGCGCGGCCGCGTACCTTCCGCATGCGCGCGCGCTTTGTACGGCACGTTGGAATGCCTTGCAGCACAGCATGCGCAAGGACGACGCCGCGGCCGTGTGGCGCTTGCTGGATGTTCAAGACACCGACGATGAATCCGGCTGGGCTTGGCGTGTCGGCCTGGGCGGCCTGGCGCATCCGTACTTTTTCCCGCAAGAGCCTGCCCGGCGCGTTCGCTATGAAGACTTCGACGAGGGCGAAGACCAAGACGAGGATAAGGACGAAGATGAGGGCAACGGCAACGATACCCACCTCGGCGGCGGTTTACATCGCTTTGTTGTGGACAAGCTGTGCGGCGTGCGCGAAGGACGCGGCGAAGACGGCCGCGTGGTGCTGGCGCCCCAGTTCGATTCCATCTGGCGGTTTGAAGACGGTGTGGCGGCGGTTCTCAAGAACGACAGGCTTGGGCTGATCGATACCGATGGCCGCCAGTTGATGCCGTGCGAGCTGGACGAAGTGTGGAGTTATTCACAGGGTCTGGCGATGGCGCGCGTGGGTGACCAGATCGGGTTTGTGGATAGGTCGGGGGCGTGGGCGATTCCTCCGGCGTTCGAGTCGGCGGGCGATTTTTCCCCCGGTGGCTTGGCGCCTGCGTACGAGGCCGGGTGCTGGGGCTTGATCGACCGTAGCGGCGCCTGGGCAAGCGCGCCCGTATGGGACGACATCAATTGGGATGACGCGCTACATGCCTACGTGACGCAGCGCGGTGACGGTTGCGGCCTGATCGATGCGCAAGGTCGACTCGTGCGGGACGCCTTGTACGCG
It contains:
- a CDS encoding WG repeat-containing protein, with the protein product MTRASLKGLAFVFPAGRALIERWLACFKDAVMGNRAWLSLQTERDGHTVSSEEIAAANGNLPTLWQVLLADGSLRDADASQRVFGDAGTAALAAPAQAAHDRLRQMAAFLRTHAVNSDASHCVQWDAAVAYLAERMDARGAGDASGERADAADLWISANLDELAWLHADGAAAYLPHARALCTARWNALQHSMRKDDAAAVWRLLDVQDTDDESGWAWRVGLGGLAHPYFFPQEPARRVRYEDFDEGEDQDEDKDEDEGNGNDTHLGGGLHRFVVDKLCGVREGRGEDGRVVLAPQFDSIWRFEDGVAAVLKNDRLGLIDTDGRQLMPCELDEVWSYSQGLAMARVGDQIGFVDRSGAWAIPPAFESAGDFSPGGLAPAYEAGCWGLIDRSGAWASAPVWDDINWDDALHAYVTQRGDGCGLIDAQGRLVRDALYAALGPVDTESDPAGLWISGQMQIRVLTEDDQRGIVNGEGEVIVPVTYTDLADIIWLPAPDPANITPPPAGQAGRYVRVLRCVDHGEWDEWFQGAYDMVERREALPCLQHMVFGLMWKDTYGWLCAVVPEQASDHSPDGLHIGIAQADGAWLHEPVYAWIGIPESLRTGDGVHGCPTAIAQCWRQGQAVPAMHVDGAMRYLHADGRVQTEPK